A window of Odocoileus virginianus isolate 20LAN1187 ecotype Illinois chromosome 22, Ovbor_1.2, whole genome shotgun sequence contains these coding sequences:
- the SLC14A1 gene encoding urea transporter 1 isoform X1, with amino-acid sequence MDDNPTAVKLDQVGNQAPQSRGRRRFPKALGYITGDMKEFANWLKDKPQALQFVDWVLRGISQVVFVSNPISGILILVGLLVQNPWCALNGCVGTVISTLTALLLSQDRSAISAGLQGYNATLVGILMTIYSDKGNYFWWLLFPVSAMSMTCPVFSSALSSVFSKWDLPVFTLPFNMALSMYLSATGHYNPFFPSTLITPVTSVPNVTWPDLSALQLLKSLPVGVGQIYGCDNPWTGGIFLGAILLSSPLMCLHAAIGSLLGIIAGLSLSAPFENIYAGLWGFNSSLACIAIGGTFMALTWQTHLLALACALFTAYLGASMSHLMAVVGLPSCTWPFCLATLLFLLLTTKNPNIYKMPVSKVTYPEENRIFYLQSRKRTVQGSL; translated from the exons ATGGATGACAACCCCACTGCAGTTAAATTGGACCAGGTTGGAAATCAGGCTCCACAAAGTCGAGGCAGAAGACGCTTCCCCAAGGCACTTGGCTATATCACTGGTGACATGAAAGAATTTGCCAACTGGCTTAAAG ATAAACCCCAGGCTCTCCAGTTCGTCGACTGGGTTCTTCGGGGGATATCCCAAGTTGTGTTTGTCAGCAACCCCATCAGTGGAATCCTGATTCTGGTGGGACTCCTGGTCCAGAATCCCTGGTGTGCCCTCAATGGCTGTGTGGGAACAGTGATCTCCACCCTGACAGCCCTGTTACTTAGTCAGGACAG GTCTGCCATTTCAGCAGGGCTCCAGGGCTACAACGCTACCCTGGTGGGGATCCTCATGACTATCTATTCAGACAAGGGAAACTATTTCTGGTGGCTGTTATTCCCTGTATCTGCTATGTCCATGACTTG tcCAGTTTTCTCAAGTGCATTGAGCTCCGTGTTCAGCAAATGGGACCTCCCTGTCTTCACTCTGCCCTTCAATATGGCATTGTCAATGTACCTTTCTGCCACAGGACATTACAATCCATTTTTCCCAAGCACCTTGATCACACCTGTCACCTCAGTTCCCAATGTCACCTGGCCTGACCTCAGTGCTCTGCAG TTGCTGAAGTCCCTGCCCGTGGGTGTGGGTCAGATATATGGCTGCGATAACCCGTGGACAGGGGGCATCTTCCTAGGCgccatcctcctctcctccccactcatGTGCCTGCACGCTGCGATCGGGTCCTTGCTGGGGATAATAGCAG GACTCAGTCTTTCAGCTCCATTTGAGAATATCTATGCTGGACTCTGGGGTTTCAACAGCTCTCTAGCCTGCATTGCAATTGGAGGAACGTTTATGGCACTCACCTGGCAAACCCACCTCCTGGCTCTTGCCTGTG CCCTGTTCACTGCCTACCTGGGAGCCAGCATGTCACACCTGATGGCCGTG GTCGGATTGCCATCTTGTACCTGGCCCTTCTGTTTGGCCACACTACTGTTCCTCCTGCTGACCACAAAAAACCCTAACATCTACAAGATGCCCGTCAGTAAAGTCACTTATCCTGAGGAAAACCGCATCTTCTACCTACAATCCAGGAAAAGGACGGTTCAAGGCTCTTTGTGA
- the SLC14A1 gene encoding urea transporter 1 isoform X2: protein MNGRSLIGAADDAYPGPLWRGPFGKKTGEAAYRGSPWLTLALVQGPAEQEPEETSMDDNPTAVKLDQVGNQAPQSRGRRRFPKALGYITGDMKEFANWLKDKPQALQFVDWVLRGISQVVFVSNPISGILILVGLLVQNPWCALNGCVGTVISTLTALLLSQDRSAISAGLQGYNATLVGILMTIYSDKGNYFWWLLFPVSAMSMTCPVFSSALSSVFSKWDLPVFTLPFNMALSMYLSATGHYNPFFPSTLITPVTSVPNVTWPDLSALQLLKSLPVGVGQIYGCDNPWTGGIFLGAILLSSPLMCLHAAIGSLLGIIAGLSLSAPFENIYAGLWGFNSSLACIAIGGTFMALTWQTHLLALACALFTAYLGASMSHLMAVVGLPSCTWPFCLATLLFLLLTTKNPNIYKMPVSKVTYPEENRIFYLQSRKRTVQGSL, encoded by the exons atgaaTGGACGGTCTTTGATTGGCGCTGCTGATGATGCCTATCCTGGTCCTCTTTGGAGGGGCccttttggaaaaaaaactgGTGAGGCAGCATACAGAGGCTCCCCCTGGCTAACCTTGGCCCTGGTCCAGGGGCCGGCAGAACAG GAGCCAGAAGAGACATCCATGGATGACAACCCCACTGCAGTTAAATTGGACCAGGTTGGAAATCAGGCTCCACAAAGTCGAGGCAGAAGACGCTTCCCCAAGGCACTTGGCTATATCACTGGTGACATGAAAGAATTTGCCAACTGGCTTAAAG ATAAACCCCAGGCTCTCCAGTTCGTCGACTGGGTTCTTCGGGGGATATCCCAAGTTGTGTTTGTCAGCAACCCCATCAGTGGAATCCTGATTCTGGTGGGACTCCTGGTCCAGAATCCCTGGTGTGCCCTCAATGGCTGTGTGGGAACAGTGATCTCCACCCTGACAGCCCTGTTACTTAGTCAGGACAG GTCTGCCATTTCAGCAGGGCTCCAGGGCTACAACGCTACCCTGGTGGGGATCCTCATGACTATCTATTCAGACAAGGGAAACTATTTCTGGTGGCTGTTATTCCCTGTATCTGCTATGTCCATGACTTG tcCAGTTTTCTCAAGTGCATTGAGCTCCGTGTTCAGCAAATGGGACCTCCCTGTCTTCACTCTGCCCTTCAATATGGCATTGTCAATGTACCTTTCTGCCACAGGACATTACAATCCATTTTTCCCAAGCACCTTGATCACACCTGTCACCTCAGTTCCCAATGTCACCTGGCCTGACCTCAGTGCTCTGCAG TTGCTGAAGTCCCTGCCCGTGGGTGTGGGTCAGATATATGGCTGCGATAACCCGTGGACAGGGGGCATCTTCCTAGGCgccatcctcctctcctccccactcatGTGCCTGCACGCTGCGATCGGGTCCTTGCTGGGGATAATAGCAG GACTCAGTCTTTCAGCTCCATTTGAGAATATCTATGCTGGACTCTGGGGTTTCAACAGCTCTCTAGCCTGCATTGCAATTGGAGGAACGTTTATGGCACTCACCTGGCAAACCCACCTCCTGGCTCTTGCCTGTG CCCTGTTCACTGCCTACCTGGGAGCCAGCATGTCACACCTGATGGCCGTG GTCGGATTGCCATCTTGTACCTGGCCCTTCTGTTTGGCCACACTACTGTTCCTCCTGCTGACCACAAAAAACCCTAACATCTACAAGATGCCCGTCAGTAAAGTCACTTATCCTGAGGAAAACCGCATCTTCTACCTACAATCCAGGAAAAGGACGGTTCAAGGCTCTTTGTGA